The Streptomyces sp. SS1-1 genome has a segment encoding these proteins:
- the cbiQ gene encoding cobalt ECF transporter T component CbiQ, translating to MGAGHAHRLYRHGHSPVHGLPPHTKLAATFAFVVVVVSTPREAMWAFGLYAVLLAAVARTARVPARFLLKRLLIEVPFVAFAVLMPFVAEGERVEVLGLSLSVGGLWGAWNVLAKGTLGVAASVLLASTTELRELLLGLQRLKLPPLLVQIASFMVRYGDVIADEMRRMRIARESRGFEAKGVRHWGVLAKSAGALFIRSYERGERVHLAMVSRGYAGTMPVIDEVTASRAQWTYALTLPLSALVVCLLGWTL from the coding sequence ATGGGAGCGGGGCACGCGCACCGGCTCTACCGGCACGGGCACTCGCCCGTGCACGGACTGCCGCCGCACACCAAGCTGGCCGCCACGTTCGCGTTCGTCGTCGTCGTGGTCTCCACGCCGCGTGAGGCGATGTGGGCGTTCGGCCTGTACGCGGTGCTGCTCGCGGCCGTCGCCCGCACCGCGCGCGTGCCCGCCCGGTTCCTGCTGAAGCGGCTGCTGATCGAGGTGCCGTTCGTCGCGTTCGCCGTCCTCATGCCGTTCGTGGCGGAGGGCGAGCGCGTCGAGGTGCTGGGGCTGTCGCTGAGCGTCGGCGGTCTGTGGGGCGCCTGGAACGTGCTGGCCAAGGGCACCCTCGGGGTCGCCGCCTCGGTGCTGCTGGCCTCCACCACCGAGCTGCGCGAGCTGCTGCTCGGCCTGCAGCGCCTCAAGCTCCCCCCGCTGCTCGTGCAGATCGCGTCCTTCATGGTCCGCTACGGCGATGTCATCGCCGACGAGATGCGGCGCATGCGCATCGCCCGCGAGTCCCGCGGCTTCGAGGCGAAGGGCGTACGGCACTGGGGCGTGCTCGCGAAGTCCGCGGGCGCCCTGTTCATCCGCTCCTACGAGCGCGGCGAGCGGGTGCACCTGGCCATGGTCAGCCGCGGGTACGCCGGGACGATGCCGGTGATCGACGAGGTCACCGCGTCCCGCGCCCAGTGGACGTACGCCCTGACGCTGCCGCTTTCCGCCCTCGTCGTCTGTCTGCTGGGATGGACCCTGTGA
- a CDS encoding energy-coupling factor ABC transporter permease: MHVPDGFIDAPTSAVTGVVAAAAVAVSLRGARRELDERTAPLAGLVAAFIFAVQMLNFPVAAGTSGHLLGGALAAILVGPYTGVLCVSVVLLMQGILFADGGLTALGVNITNMAIVTTVVAYAVFRLLVKVLPRGRRSITVASFAAALLSVPAAALAFTLMYAVGGTTDVSLGKVATAMVGVHVLIGLGEAAITALTVGAVVAVRPDLVYGARDLRQRLSLRVNGELVDAPAAEPAPVAARSPRRVWAVGLVTSLVLAGFVSFYASANPDGLEKVAADHGIDKKAEDHAAADSPLADYGVKDVTDARLSGGLAGVIGVGVTVVAGSAVFWAVRRRRTAHPADVSPASTGGA; encoded by the coding sequence GTGCACGTACCTGACGGATTCATAGACGCCCCCACCTCCGCCGTGACCGGAGTGGTCGCCGCGGCCGCGGTCGCCGTGAGCCTGCGCGGCGCCCGGCGCGAACTCGACGAACGCACCGCCCCGCTGGCCGGACTCGTCGCGGCGTTCATCTTCGCCGTCCAGATGCTCAACTTCCCCGTCGCGGCCGGCACCAGCGGCCACCTCCTCGGCGGCGCCCTCGCGGCGATCCTCGTCGGGCCCTACACGGGTGTGTTGTGCGTGTCGGTGGTCCTGCTCATGCAGGGCATCCTGTTCGCCGACGGCGGCCTGACCGCGCTCGGCGTGAACATCACCAACATGGCGATCGTGACGACCGTCGTCGCCTACGCCGTCTTCCGGCTGCTGGTGAAGGTGCTCCCCCGCGGCCGCCGCTCGATCACCGTCGCCTCCTTCGCCGCCGCGCTGCTGTCCGTCCCGGCCGCGGCGCTCGCGTTCACCCTGATGTACGCGGTCGGCGGCACCACCGACGTCTCCCTCGGCAAGGTCGCCACCGCGATGGTCGGCGTGCACGTCCTGATCGGCCTCGGCGAGGCCGCGATCACCGCGCTGACCGTCGGCGCCGTCGTCGCCGTCCGCCCCGACCTCGTGTACGGCGCCCGTGACCTGCGGCAGCGGCTGAGTCTGCGGGTGAACGGCGAGCTGGTCGACGCGCCCGCCGCCGAGCCCGCCCCGGTCGCCGCCCGCTCCCCCCGCAGGGTGTGGGCCGTGGGCCTGGTCACCTCCCTCGTCCTCGCCGGCTTCGTCAGCTTCTACGCCTCCGCGAACCCGGACGGCCTGGAGAAGGTCGCCGCCGACCACGGCATCGACAAGAAGGCCGAGGACCACGCCGCCGCCGACTCCCCGCTCGCCGACTACGGCGTCAAGGACGTCACCGACGCCCGGCTGTCCGGCGGTCTCGCGGGCGTGATCGGTGTCGGCGTCACCGTCGTCGCGGGCAGCGCGGTCTTCTGGGCCGTGCGCCGCCGCCGTACGGCCCATCCCGCCGACGTCTCCCCGGCGAGCACGGGCGGCGCCTGA
- a CDS encoding energy-coupling factor ABC transporter ATP-binding protein translates to MDPVTASLEVSGLAFAYPDGHQALFGVDFSIARGERVALLGPNGAGKTTLVLHLNGILSGGTGTVRVAGLPVGREHMAEIRRRVGIVFQDPDDQLFMPTVREDVAFGPAAAGLKGPELEARVDRALELVGMAEFKDRPPHHLSFGQRRRVAVATVLAMEPEILVLDEPSSNLDPASRRELADILRSLDVTVLMVTHDLPYALELCPRSLILSEGVIAADGPTRELLADDALMSAHRLELPYGFDPRSVPTGA, encoded by the coding sequence ATGGACCCTGTGACCGCTTCCCTCGAGGTCTCCGGCCTCGCCTTCGCCTACCCCGACGGGCATCAGGCCCTGTTCGGCGTGGACTTCTCCATCGCGCGCGGCGAACGGGTCGCGCTGCTCGGCCCGAACGGCGCCGGCAAGACGACCCTCGTCCTGCACCTCAACGGCATCCTGAGCGGCGGCACCGGCACCGTGCGGGTCGCCGGGCTGCCCGTGGGCCGGGAGCACATGGCGGAGATCCGGCGCCGGGTCGGCATCGTGTTCCAGGACCCGGACGACCAGCTGTTCATGCCGACGGTCCGCGAGGACGTGGCGTTCGGGCCGGCCGCGGCCGGGCTCAAGGGACCCGAGCTGGAGGCGCGCGTCGACCGGGCGCTGGAGCTGGTCGGCATGGCGGAGTTCAAGGACCGCCCGCCGCACCATCTGTCGTTCGGGCAGCGGCGCCGGGTCGCGGTCGCCACCGTGCTCGCGATGGAACCGGAGATCCTCGTCCTGGACGAGCCGTCCTCCAACCTCGACCCGGCCTCCCGCCGTGAACTCGCCGACATCCTGCGCTCCCTGGACGTCACCGTCCTCATGGTCACCCACGACCTGCCGTACGCGCTGGAGCTGTGCCCCCGCTCGCTGATCCTGAGCGAGGGCGTGATCGCGGCGGACGGCCCGACCCGTGAACTCCTCGCCGACGACGCGCTGATGAGCGCGCACCGGCTGGAGCTGCCCTACGGCTTCGACCCGCGCTCGGTGCCCACGGGCGCCTGA
- a CDS encoding penicillin-binding transpeptidase domain-containing protein encodes MGRRKRVAERRKTNPAVLGGMIAVVIGGAGFGVYALYGGGAAADTQSSSAERAKKVKSGPLSGKEVTTAAEAFLTAWQKGKVAEAAAATDDSAAAKALLTGYSKDAHIKDVTLTAGPRSGDKVPFSVKGTVSYKGTSKPLTYDSALTVTRRAEDGEPLVKWHAAVVHPELKDGDRLVTGASGTPPVKALDRDGGELTVKTYPSLGSVLDGLREKYGDKAGGTAGVELQVVRGKESQKAELSDTTLLELSKGTPGTVKTTLSPALQALAEQQVAAKEKASVVVLRPSTGEILAVANSSHGFNTAFQGSLAPGSTMKVVTSSLLIEKGLASADKQHPCPKYFTYGHWKFQNDDKFEIKGGTFKASFARSCNTAFISQAPKLDDDSLTKQAQQVFGLSLDNWSVGVPTFDGAVPVQSQAQMAAELIGQGGVRMNPLNMASVSATVKEGTFKQPYLVSPEVDGRTLAKASRAMSASTLAQLRDLMGYTARYGTAAEAMAGVGGDVGAKTGSAEVDNQKKPNGWFTAYRGDLAAAGVVQAAGHGGSTAGPIVAALLKAGG; translated from the coding sequence GTGGGCAGAAGAAAGCGCGTCGCCGAGCGGCGGAAGACCAACCCCGCCGTGCTCGGCGGGATGATCGCCGTCGTCATCGGTGGCGCCGGGTTCGGCGTCTACGCCCTGTACGGCGGTGGAGCGGCGGCCGACACGCAGTCGTCGTCCGCCGAGCGGGCCAAGAAGGTCAAGTCGGGCCCGCTGTCCGGCAAGGAGGTCACCACGGCCGCCGAGGCGTTCCTCACGGCCTGGCAGAAGGGGAAGGTGGCCGAGGCGGCCGCCGCCACCGACGACAGCGCCGCCGCGAAGGCCCTGCTCACCGGCTACTCCAAGGACGCCCACATCAAGGACGTCACCCTCACGGCGGGCCCCCGCTCCGGCGACAAGGTCCCCTTCTCGGTGAAGGGCACCGTCAGCTACAAGGGCACCAGCAAGCCCCTCACATACGACAGCGCCCTCACCGTCACCCGGCGGGCCGAGGACGGCGAGCCGCTGGTCAAGTGGCACGCGGCGGTCGTGCACCCGGAGCTGAAGGACGGCGACCGGCTCGTCACCGGCGCGTCCGGCACACCGCCGGTGAAAGCGCTCGACCGCGACGGCGGCGAGCTGACCGTGAAGACCTACCCGTCGCTGGGCTCGGTCCTGGACGGGCTGCGCGAGAAGTACGGCGACAAGGCCGGCGGCACGGCGGGCGTCGAACTCCAGGTGGTCCGGGGCAAGGAGTCCCAGAAGGCGGAGCTGTCCGACACCACCCTGCTGGAGCTGAGCAAGGGCACGCCGGGCACGGTGAAGACGACGCTGAGCCCGGCGCTCCAGGCGCTCGCCGAGCAGCAGGTCGCCGCGAAGGAGAAGGCGTCGGTGGTCGTGCTGCGCCCCTCCACGGGCGAGATCCTGGCGGTGGCGAACTCCTCACACGGCTTCAACACCGCGTTCCAGGGTTCGCTGGCCCCCGGCTCCACGATGAAGGTGGTCACCTCCTCGCTGCTGATCGAGAAGGGCCTGGCGTCGGCGGACAAGCAGCACCCCTGCCCGAAGTACTTCACCTACGGGCACTGGAAGTTCCAGAACGACGACAAGTTCGAGATCAAGGGCGGGACGTTCAAGGCGAGCTTCGCCCGGTCCTGCAACACGGCCTTCATCAGCCAGGCGCCGAAGCTGGACGACGACAGTCTGACCAAGCAGGCGCAGCAGGTCTTCGGTCTCTCCCTCGACAACTGGTCGGTGGGCGTGCCCACCTTCGACGGTGCCGTCCCGGTGCAGTCGCAGGCGCAGATGGCGGCCGAGCTGATCGGGCAGGGCGGGGTGCGGATGAACCCGCTGAACATGGCGTCGGTGTCGGCGACCGTGAAGGAGGGCACCTTCAAGCAGCCCTACCTGGTCTCCCCCGAGGTGGACGGGCGGACGCTCGCGAAGGCGTCCCGGGCGATGTCCGCGTCGACGCTCGCGCAGCTGCGCGATCTGATGGGGTACACGGCCCGGTACGGCACGGCGGCCGAGGCGATGGCGGGGGTCGGCGGTGACGTCGGCGCGAAGACGGGTTCGGCCGAGGTCGACAACCAGAAGAAGCCCAACGGCTGGTTCACCGCCTACCGCGGCGACCTGGCGGCGGCGGGCGTCGTGCAGGCGGCCGGGCACGGCGGTTCGACGGCCGGCCCGATCGTGGCGGCGCTGCTGAAGGCCGGTGGCTGA
- a CDS encoding penicillin-binding transpeptidase domain-containing protein: protein MAKGVKVAVVGGVFALMVGGAGYGAYNIVSALDGGGATGAGGAARSGPPDAEEVAETTEAFFGAWEKGKAEQAAARTNNDAAAGVLLRAFGKGAHIGEVKITPGKAKGTTVPFTVDAKVSYGGKSAPLRYESRLTVVRGVSTGEALVDWEPSVVHPDLRKGDTLVTGEAASPPIQAVDRDGTVLTKDKYPSLGPVLDTLRERYGDKAGGEPGVELSIRHTVTEAPDTSLLTLSEGRPGKLRTTLSASVQAAAEKAVEKYGQSSVVALKPSSGEILAVANHREDAFNAAFQGQVAPGSTMKILTSAMLIDNGLATMNGPAPCPDTAVWQSQTFKNLKGMRPDEGPGATLSAAFTRSCNTAFIKLVGRDGVTDSSLTAEAEQRFGIGRDWRTGISSFDGSVPASGGPDRAANAIGQGTVQMNPLTMASVTATAITGTFRQPYLVPRTLDDREFATASGLRPGTANQVRQMMRLTATQGTGAAAMRGLGGDIGAKTGSAEVDGEATSDSWFAAFRDDVAASALVQQGGHGGDAAGPIVAAVLRAAG, encoded by the coding sequence ATGGCCAAGGGGGTCAAAGTCGCCGTTGTGGGTGGGGTGTTCGCCCTGATGGTGGGCGGGGCCGGGTACGGCGCCTACAACATCGTGTCGGCGCTGGACGGGGGCGGCGCCACCGGCGCCGGAGGGGCCGCGCGGTCCGGGCCGCCGGATGCCGAGGAGGTCGCGGAGACCACCGAGGCGTTCTTCGGGGCCTGGGAGAAGGGCAAGGCCGAGCAGGCCGCCGCGCGGACCAACAACGACGCGGCCGCCGGCGTTCTCCTGCGCGCCTTCGGCAAGGGCGCGCACATCGGCGAGGTGAAGATCACGCCGGGCAAGGCCAAGGGCACCACCGTGCCGTTCACGGTGGACGCGAAGGTGTCGTACGGCGGGAAGTCCGCGCCGCTGCGCTACGAGAGCCGGCTCACCGTGGTCCGCGGGGTGAGCACCGGCGAGGCGCTGGTCGACTGGGAGCCGTCCGTGGTCCACCCGGACCTGCGCAAGGGCGACACCCTGGTCACCGGCGAGGCCGCGAGCCCGCCCATCCAGGCCGTCGACCGCGACGGCACCGTGCTGACGAAGGACAAGTACCCCTCGCTCGGCCCGGTCCTGGACACCCTGCGCGAGCGCTACGGCGACAAGGCGGGCGGCGAGCCCGGTGTGGAGCTGTCGATCCGGCACACCGTCACCGAGGCCCCGGACACCTCGCTGCTGACCCTCTCCGAGGGCAGACCCGGCAAGCTGCGCACCACGCTCAGCGCGAGCGTCCAGGCCGCCGCCGAGAAGGCCGTCGAGAAGTACGGGCAGTCCTCGGTCGTCGCCCTCAAGCCGAGCAGCGGCGAGATCCTCGCCGTGGCCAACCACCGTGAGGACGCCTTCAACGCGGCGTTCCAGGGGCAGGTCGCCCCCGGTTCCACGATGAAGATCCTCACCTCGGCCATGCTCATCGACAACGGCCTGGCCACGATGAACGGCCCGGCGCCGTGCCCGGACACGGCGGTCTGGCAGAGCCAGACCTTCAAGAACCTGAAGGGCATGCGGCCCGACGAGGGCCCCGGCGCCACTCTTTCGGCCGCCTTCACCCGGTCCTGCAACACGGCCTTCATCAAGCTGGTCGGCCGCGACGGGGTCACGGACTCCTCGCTGACGGCGGAGGCCGAGCAGCGGTTCGGGATCGGCCGCGACTGGCGGACCGGCATCAGCTCCTTCGACGGCAGCGTGCCCGCCTCCGGCGGCCCGGACCGCGCGGCCAACGCGATCGGGCAGGGCACGGTCCAGATGAACCCGCTGACCATGGCGTCGGTGACGGCGACCGCGATCACCGGCACGTTCCGCCAGCCCTACCTGGTGCCGCGCACGCTCGACGACCGCGAGTTCGCGACCGCGTCCGGGCTGCGGCCGGGCACCGCGAACCAGGTCCGGCAGATGATGCGGCTGACCGCGACGCAGGGCACCGGCGCTGCGGCGATGCGCGGGCTGGGCGGCGACATCGGCGCGAAGACCGGTTCGGCCGAGGTCGACGGGGAGGCCACCTCGGACAGCTGGTTCGCGGCGTTCCGCGACGACGTGGCGGCGTCCGCGCTGGTCCAGCAGGGCGGACACGGCGGCGACGCGGCCGGTCCGATTGTCGCAGCCGTGCTACGAGCGGCAGGCTGA
- a CDS encoding SsgA family sporulation/cell division regulator, whose protein sequence is MSVVEQYARAHIVTDADALAAEQDAVPVVLRYDPDTDPRVVHIRLPGGDTHDWTCSRTLLEQGLRSPAGSGEIRVWPCGRVQAVVEFHSPQGVSVVQFETKALMRFLRRTYLAATEPVHS, encoded by the coding sequence ATGTCCGTAGTCGAGCAGTACGCACGAGCCCACATCGTCACCGACGCGGACGCCTTGGCCGCGGAACAGGACGCGGTTCCCGTGGTCCTGCGCTACGACCCCGACACCGATCCGCGCGTCGTCCACATCCGGCTGCCCGGAGGCGACACCCACGACTGGACGTGCTCACGCACCCTGCTGGAGCAGGGGCTGCGCTCACCCGCCGGCAGCGGCGAGATCCGGGTGTGGCCCTGCGGTCGGGTGCAGGCCGTGGTCGAGTTCCACTCCCCGCAGGGCGTCTCCGTCGTCCAGTTCGAGACGAAGGCGCTGATGCGGTTCCTGCGGCGGACCTATCTGGCCGCCACGGAACCCGTGCACAGCTGA